From Rhodanobacteraceae bacterium, the proteins below share one genomic window:
- a CDS encoding 3-demethylubiquinol 3-O-methyltransferase/2-polyprenyl-6-hydroxyphenyl methylase has product MIEATHNADPEELARFGKLANRWWDPDGESRPLHDLNPVRLGFVAARVALRGARVADVGCGGGLLSEALAKAGADVTAIDLAPEVIEVAKLHLHETNATLASPLAVDYRLVSSRDLAAAEPAEFDAVCCMELIEHVPDPAALVGDLATLLNPGGKLFLSTLNRTPASFATAIIGAEYVARLLPRGTHDYRQFLKPSELAALLRSAGLALDEISGIAYNPLNRKAWLTRHTAVNYLVCASKPAA; this is encoded by the coding sequence ATGATCGAAGCAACGCACAACGCCGATCCCGAGGAACTGGCGCGCTTCGGCAAGCTGGCCAACCGTTGGTGGGATCCGGACGGCGAATCGCGTCCCCTGCACGACCTGAACCCGGTGCGGCTCGGCTTCGTGGCCGCGCGCGTTGCCTTGCGCGGCGCGCGCGTGGCGGACGTGGGTTGCGGCGGTGGCTTGCTCAGCGAAGCGCTGGCGAAGGCGGGCGCGGATGTCACCGCGATCGACCTCGCACCGGAAGTCATCGAAGTCGCGAAGCTGCACTTGCACGAGACCAACGCGACGCTCGCTTCGCCGCTCGCGGTCGATTACCGGCTGGTGTCATCGCGCGACCTGGCCGCCGCCGAACCCGCCGAATTCGATGCGGTGTGCTGCATGGAACTGATCGAACACGTGCCCGATCCCGCGGCGCTGGTCGGCGATCTCGCAACGCTGTTGAACCCGGGCGGCAAGCTGTTCCTGTCCACGCTGAATCGCACGCCGGCGAGTTTCGCCACCGCCATCATCGGCGCCGAATACGTGGCGCGCCTGCTGCCGCGCGGCACCCACGACTACCGGCAATTCCTCAAGCCTTCGGAACTGGCGGCGCTGCTGCGCTCGGCCGGCCTTGCGCTCGACGAGATCTCCGGAATCGCCTACAACCCGTTGAACCGCAAGGCATGGCTGACGCGCCACACGGCGGTCAATTACCTGGTCTGCGCCAGCAAGCCTGCCGCATGA
- a CDS encoding Translation elongation factor P, whose protein sequence is MASYGLNDVKNGLKIIVDGDPYVIVGADFIKPGKGQAFTRIKIRNLKNGRTTEKTMKATDTVEGADVVDTDMQYLYNDGEFWHFMDPASYEQHTADKNAVGDAAQWLKGEEECIVTFWNGIPLSVAPPNFVELKIVETDPGLRGDTSGGGGKPAKLETGATVRVPLFVNQDEVIRVDTRTGEYVSRVK, encoded by the coding sequence ATGGCCAGCTATGGTCTCAACGACGTCAAGAATGGTTTGAAGATCATCGTCGACGGCGATCCCTACGTGATCGTCGGCGCGGACTTCATCAAGCCCGGCAAGGGCCAGGCCTTCACGCGCATCAAGATCCGCAACCTCAAGAACGGCCGCACCACCGAAAAGACCATGAAGGCCACCGACACGGTCGAGGGCGCGGACGTGGTCGACACCGACATGCAGTACCTCTACAACGACGGCGAGTTCTGGCACTTCATGGACCCGGCGAGCTACGAGCAGCACACCGCGGACAAGAACGCCGTGGGCGACGCCGCGCAATGGCTGAAAGGCGAAGAGGAATGCATCGTCACCTTCTGGAACGGCATCCCGCTGTCGGTCGCGCCGCCGAATTTCGTGGAACTGAAGATCGTCGAAACCGATCCCGGCCTGCGCGGCGACACCTCCGGCGGCGGCGGCAAGCCGGCCAAGCTCGAAACCGGCGCGACCGTGCGCGTGCCGCTGTTCGTGAACCAGGATGAAGTGATCCGCGTGGATACGCGCACCGGTGAGTATGTCAGCCGGGTCAAGTGA
- a CDS encoding fasciclin domain-containing protein produces the protein MKTRNTVRALAVGLSLALAIGTLPAFAQMSSGMGSENTVMVGGAAMYPSRNIVQNAIHSKDHTTLVAAVKAAGLVKTLEGPGPFTVFAPTNEAFDALPAGTVQTLLKPENKAQLTKILTYHVVPGRLDTKALDAKIGAGGGEAKLKTVEGDWLTVKGSGNDLTVTDDKGNTAAITIPNVYQSNGVIMVINKVLMP, from the coding sequence ATGAAAACCCGCAACACCGTACGCGCCCTCGCTGTTGGCCTGTCGCTGGCGCTTGCCATCGGCACGCTACCCGCGTTCGCACAGATGTCCAGCGGCATGGGTTCCGAAAACACCGTGATGGTCGGTGGCGCCGCAATGTACCCGTCGCGCAACATCGTGCAGAACGCGATCCACTCCAAGGATCACACCACGCTGGTCGCCGCGGTCAAGGCCGCCGGGCTGGTGAAGACGCTGGAAGGCCCCGGCCCGTTCACCGTGTTCGCGCCAACCAATGAAGCCTTCGACGCACTGCCGGCCGGTACGGTGCAGACGTTGCTGAAACCCGAAAACAAGGCGCAGCTCACCAAGATCCTCACTTACCACGTGGTGCCGGGCCGGCTCGACACCAAGGCGTTGGACGCGAAGATCGGGGCCGGCGGCGGCGAGGCCAAGCTGAAAACCGTGGAAGGCGATTGGTTGACGGTGAAGGGCAGCGGCAACGACCTGACCGTCACCGACGACAAGGGCAACACCGCCGCCATCACGATCCCGAACGTGTACCAGTCGAACGGCGTGATCATGGTGATCAACAAGGTGCTGATGCCCTGA
- a CDS encoding Lysine 2,3-aminomutase gives MTGLPGLRGPDTRPTMITATGASTQAEAPTDWRQSLRDAVTDPRELLELIGLPQLADRLPTGDTGFALKVPRGFVARMRRGDPADPLLLQVLPQLTELDDAPGFTDDAVGDLDAVQAHGVLHKYDGRALLIAAGSCAVNCRYCFRRHFPYAEELAAAHAWREAVDCLARDNSIREVILSGGDPLVLSTRKLSDLTDALQDVPHVIRLRIHSRLPVVLPERIDDAFCAWLSALPLQRVVVLHANHPNELDAGVEAACARLREAGATLLNQSVLLRGVNDDADALAELSERLFACGVLPYYLHQLDRVRGTAHFEVPDARARELVDAMRARLPGYLVPRLVRELPGEGAKTPV, from the coding sequence ATGACGGGTTTACCGGGCCTGCGCGGCCCGGACACAAGGCCCACCATGATAACCGCAACCGGTGCTTCCACGCAGGCCGAGGCCCCGACCGACTGGCGCCAATCGCTGCGCGACGCCGTGACCGACCCGCGCGAACTGCTGGAATTGATCGGCCTGCCGCAACTCGCCGACAGGCTGCCGACCGGCGACACGGGTTTTGCGCTGAAGGTGCCGCGCGGTTTCGTTGCACGGATGCGCCGCGGCGATCCAGCCGACCCATTGCTGTTGCAGGTGCTGCCGCAACTCACCGAACTGGACGACGCGCCGGGTTTCACCGACGACGCGGTCGGCGATCTCGACGCGGTGCAGGCGCACGGCGTGCTGCATAAATATGATGGGCGCGCGCTGCTGATCGCCGCGGGCTCCTGCGCGGTCAACTGCCGCTACTGCTTTCGCCGGCACTTCCCTTACGCAGAGGAACTGGCCGCCGCACACGCCTGGCGCGAAGCCGTGGATTGTCTCGCCAGGGACAACTCGATCCGCGAAGTAATCCTGTCCGGTGGCGACCCGCTGGTACTGTCGACGCGCAAGCTGTCGGACCTGACCGACGCGCTGCAAGACGTCCCGCACGTGATCCGCCTGCGCATCCATTCGCGCCTGCCGGTGGTGCTTCCGGAACGCATCGACGACGCGTTCTGCGCGTGGCTGTCCGCATTGCCGCTGCAGCGCGTGGTGGTGCTGCACGCCAACCATCCGAACGAACTCGACGCCGGCGTGGAAGCCGCCTGCGCGCGCCTGCGCGAAGCCGGCGCCACGCTGCTCAACCAGTCGGTGCTGCTGCGCGGCGTCAATGATGATGCCGATGCCTTGGCCGAATTGTCCGAGCGCCTGTTCGCCTGCGGCGTGCTGCCCTACTACCTGCATCAGCTCGATCGCGTGCGCGGCACCGCGCATTTCGAAGTTCCCGACGCGCGTGCGCGCGAACTGGTGGATGCGATGCGCGCACGCCTGCCGGGCTACCTGGTCCCGCGCCTGGTCCGCGAGTTGCCCGGCGAAGGCGCGAAGACTCCGGTTTGA
- a CDS encoding GTP cyclohydrolase I type 2 has product MNTVPDNVRLPDVATGAEPVAGGALDWVGMHGIDLPVRCADGQGGTLTVPARVSVQVNLADPAARGIHMSRLYLALEKSLGEQTLTPAGLCSLMHTLVASHADLSTRARLRIEYSQLLKRRALVSDNAGWRAYPVTVEAQLLDEHFSVQLGCEVTYSSTCPASAALSRQLNQQRFDEDFADTVPSQRAVREWLGSERGMAATPHAQRSTASVMVRLAPGFDLPVSELIDTIEDALATPVQTAVKREDEQAFAKLNAENLMFCEDAARRIRAALDADKRIAGYRIRAAHHESLHPHDAVAEVSKNL; this is encoded by the coding sequence ATGAACACCGTCCCCGACAACGTACGTTTGCCCGATGTCGCCACCGGCGCAGAACCCGTCGCGGGTGGCGCGCTGGATTGGGTCGGCATGCATGGCATCGATCTGCCGGTGCGCTGCGCGGATGGGCAGGGCGGCACGCTCACCGTTCCCGCACGCGTTTCGGTGCAGGTGAACCTGGCCGATCCCGCCGCGCGCGGCATCCACATGTCGCGCTTGTATCTCGCGCTGGAAAAATCGCTGGGCGAGCAGACGCTGACCCCGGCCGGCTTGTGCAGCCTCATGCACACGCTGGTCGCCTCGCACGCGGATCTTTCCACGCGTGCGCGGCTGCGCATCGAGTATTCGCAGTTGCTGAAACGCCGCGCGCTGGTCAGCGACAACGCCGGTTGGCGTGCGTATCCCGTCACCGTCGAAGCGCAGTTGCTGGACGAACACTTCAGCGTGCAACTCGGCTGCGAAGTGACGTATTCCTCGACGTGCCCCGCGTCGGCGGCGCTGTCGCGGCAACTCAACCAGCAACGCTTCGACGAGGATTTCGCCGACACGGTGCCGTCGCAACGCGCCGTGCGCGAGTGGCTGGGCTCCGAGCGCGGCATGGCGGCCACGCCGCACGCGCAGCGCAGCACCGCAAGCGTGATGGTGCGACTGGCGCCCGGCTTCGACCTGCCGGTCTCGGAATTGATCGACACGATCGAAGACGCGTTGGCCACGCCCGTGCAAACCGCCGTCAAGCGCGAAGACGAGCAAGCCTTCGCGAAGTTGAATGCCGAAAATCTGATGTTCTGCGAAGACGCAGCGCGCCGCATCCGTGCCGCGCTGGACGCCGACAAGCGCATCGCCGGCTACCGCATCCGCGCCGCGCACCACGAAAGCCTGCATCCGCATGATGCGGTCGCCGAGGTCAGCAAGAACTTGTAG
- a CDS encoding RNA polymerase sigma-70 factor: MMARMTAYSSDGAAALSHLLQAVAAGDRSAFTTLYQRTSSKLFGLCTQMLRDRGDAEDALQEVYASVWLRAPTFDSTRAAAMTWLITLARNQCIDRLRRHRPDRLDDATAANLVDPDPAPQAQAEASEARRRLEQCLATLADQQRDAVRAAFYSGATYNQLAGRLGVPLATMKSWVRRGLIRLRACLEQSEVNP; encoded by the coding sequence ATGATGGCGCGCATGACAGCGTATTCGTCCGATGGCGCGGCGGCTTTGTCGCATCTGCTGCAAGCCGTGGCGGCGGGCGACCGATCGGCATTCACCACGCTTTACCAGCGCACCTCAAGCAAGCTTTTCGGCCTGTGCACGCAAATGCTGCGTGACCGCGGCGATGCCGAAGATGCCTTGCAGGAGGTCTACGCAAGCGTATGGCTGCGCGCCCCGACGTTCGATTCCACGCGGGCGGCTGCGATGACTTGGCTGATCACGCTCGCTCGCAATCAATGCATCGACCGGCTTCGACGACACCGCCCCGATCGGCTGGACGACGCCACCGCCGCCAACCTGGTTGATCCTGATCCCGCACCGCAAGCCCAAGCCGAAGCAAGCGAAGCGCGCCGCCGCCTGGAGCAGTGTCTTGCCACGTTGGCAGATCAGCAAAGGGACGCGGTACGCGCAGCTTTTTACTCCGGTGCCACGTATAACCAATTGGCGGGGCGTCTGGGCGTGCCGCTGGCGACGATGAAAAGCTGGGTGCGGCGCGGCCTGATCCGGTTGCGCGCTTGCCTGGAACAAAGTGAAGTGAACCCGTGA
- a CDS encoding PAS/PAC domain-containing protein, translated as MLPEPITKLIIAEDQAEDAEQIISVLRNSGIALRPQRVSTEEELAATLESFTPDMVLANPSCKEIKLDKIARALEATGKDVALLALADRLTDELVAEILTQGGVRGIALRSHHDQLQTVVRRELDALDTRRNVRKLEAALRESDRRCDSLLDSSRDPIAYIHEGTHVRANNAYLEMFGFESFEDVEGLTILDLVAPQHTADFKDLLKRLARGEKPPPRLDLTAQRADGTAFDAVMEFSPATYEGEPCQQIVFRLPASSPEAEEELRRLKTQDPLTGLSNRTHFLELIDEAVARAIGGATDQALLLLEPDNYRHVLNTVGITGADDVLRQLAGTIKQRLRATDTAGRIGDHAFGILLSNSPQAEVQKVAESLRSSIEAAIIEASGKSTSLTISIGGSLLGEKNAKSQVLLSQADDALRAASGQGGNRIDIHDPAAADKAEAAREQQWLEMIDGALANDGFILYYQPIVSLQGEDGEFFEVLLRMRGPTEEVLPAHFMPIAERNDRLLAIDRWVIEHAINTLGKRPAKSAHTTLFIKLSTLTLHDETLADWVDAKLSAAGVKASQLVFEVPEAKVMTCLKPAREFVERWRKGGGGFELEQFGSGLNSFQTLKHIDADYLKVDRALTNDLAHHAENEQKVRELCSQARAAGKRTMVEWIEEATSMPMLFSAGVNFAQGNFLAPPSPEMRYVT; from the coding sequence ATGTTGCCTGAACCGATTACCAAGTTGATCATTGCCGAGGATCAGGCCGAGGACGCCGAGCAGATCATCAGCGTGCTGCGCAACAGCGGCATCGCGCTGCGTCCGCAGCGTGTCTCGACCGAAGAGGAACTGGCCGCGACGCTGGAATCGTTCACGCCGGACATGGTGCTGGCCAATCCGTCGTGCAAGGAAATCAAGCTGGACAAGATCGCGCGCGCGCTCGAAGCCACCGGCAAGGACGTGGCGTTGCTCGCGCTCGCCGACCGGCTCACCGACGAACTGGTCGCGGAAATCCTCACCCAGGGCGGCGTGCGCGGCATCGCCCTGCGCAGCCACCACGACCAGCTGCAGACCGTGGTGCGCCGCGAACTGGATGCGCTGGACACCCGCCGCAACGTGCGCAAGCTGGAAGCCGCGCTTCGCGAATCCGACCGGCGTTGCGATTCGCTGCTGGATTCATCGCGCGACCCGATCGCGTACATCCACGAAGGCACGCACGTCCGCGCCAACAATGCCTACCTCGAGATGTTCGGCTTCGAAAGTTTCGAGGACGTGGAAGGCCTGACCATCCTCGACTTGGTCGCGCCGCAGCACACCGCCGATTTCAAGGACCTGCTGAAGCGCCTTGCGCGCGGCGAGAAACCGCCGCCGCGGCTCGACCTCACCGCGCAGCGCGCCGATGGCACCGCGTTCGACGCGGTGATGGAATTCTCGCCCGCGACCTACGAGGGCGAACCCTGCCAGCAGATCGTGTTCCGCCTGCCCGCGTCCAGCCCCGAAGCCGAAGAGGAACTGCGCCGCCTGAAGACGCAGGATCCATTGACCGGCCTTTCCAATCGCACGCACTTCCTCGAACTCATCGACGAGGCGGTGGCGCGTGCAATCGGCGGCGCCACCGACCAGGCGCTGCTGCTGCTGGAACCGGACAACTACCGGCACGTGCTGAACACGGTCGGCATCACCGGCGCCGACGACGTGCTGCGCCAGCTCGCCGGCACCATCAAGCAGCGCCTGCGCGCCACCGACACCGCCGGCCGCATCGGCGACCACGCGTTCGGCATCCTGCTGTCCAACAGTCCGCAGGCGGAAGTGCAGAAGGTCGCCGAGTCGCTGCGCAGCAGCATCGAGGCCGCGATCATCGAGGCGAGCGGCAAATCGACCAGCCTCACCATCAGCATCGGCGGCAGCCTGCTGGGCGAGAAGAACGCGAAATCACAAGTGTTGTTGTCGCAAGCCGACGACGCGCTGCGCGCCGCTTCGGGGCAAGGCGGCAACCGCATCGACATCCATGACCCGGCCGCCGCCGACAAGGCCGAAGCCGCGCGCGAACAGCAGTGGCTGGAGATGATCGATGGTGCGCTCGCCAACGACGGCTTCATTCTTTATTACCAGCCCATCGTCAGCCTGCAGGGCGAGGATGGCGAGTTCTTCGAGGTGCTGCTGCGCATGCGCGGCCCGACCGAGGAAGTGCTGCCCGCGCATTTCATGCCGATCGCCGAACGCAACGACCGCCTGCTCGCGATCGACCGCTGGGTCATCGAACATGCCATCAACACGCTGGGCAAGCGCCCCGCGAAATCCGCGCACACCACGCTGTTCATCAAGCTCTCGACGCTCACCCTGCACGATGAAACATTGGCGGACTGGGTGGATGCGAAGCTGTCGGCAGCAGGCGTCAAGGCTTCGCAACTGGTATTCGAAGTGCCCGAGGCCAAAGTGATGACCTGCCTGAAACCCGCGCGCGAATTCGTCGAGCGCTGGCGCAAGGGCGGCGGCGGTTTCGAGCTGGAGCAATTCGGCTCCGGCCTCAATTCGTTCCAGACGCTGAAGCACATCGACGCCGATTACCTGAAGGTCGACCGCGCGCTCACCAACGATCTCGCGCACCATGCCGAGAACGAACAGAAGGTGCGCGAGCTGTGCTCGCAGGCGCGCGCCGCCGGCAAGCGCACGATGGTCGAGTGGATCGAGGAAGCCACCAGCATGCCGATGCTGTTTTCGGCCGGCGTCAACTTCGCGCAGGGCAACTTCCTTGCGCCGCCGTCGCCCGAGATGCGCTACGTGACCTGA
- a CDS encoding TRZ/ATZ family hydrolase produces MNGDVRAIDLLITARWIVPVEPDRVVLENHAVAIDGGAIVEVLPIADATAKYAPRERVDLPEHALIPGLVNAHTHNPMTLLRGLADDLPLMTWLREHIWPVEAKVIGPEFVRDGVELAIAEMLRGGTTCCSENHFFPDAQAAAYKAHGFRAMVGLPIIEFPSAWAKDRDEYFERALAVHDRYRGDPLIGTTFAPHAPYTVADESFERIRTLSDQLDLPVHLHLMETAQEIEDGKREHGLRPMQRLQKLGLVNDRLIAVHMTQVSDAEIATCAEAGVSVVHCPESNLKLASGFCPAEKLRRGGVNLALGTDGCASNNDLDMFGELRTAALLAKGVANDAAAFDDAFALRAATLNGAKALQLDAKIGSIEAGKRADLVAVKLDEVETQPLYNVISHLAYAVSRRQVSDVWIDGARKLSEGELVDFDLAGVLEKARRWRERIVAAGSAD; encoded by the coding sequence ATGAACGGCGACGTGCGCGCCATCGACCTCCTCATCACCGCGCGCTGGATCGTGCCGGTCGAGCCCGATCGCGTCGTTCTCGAAAATCACGCCGTCGCAATCGACGGCGGCGCGATCGTTGAAGTGTTGCCAATTGCCGACGCGACGGCGAAATACGCGCCGCGCGAGCGCGTGGACCTGCCGGAACACGCGCTGATCCCCGGCCTCGTCAACGCGCACACCCACAACCCGATGACGCTGCTGCGCGGGCTGGCCGACGACCTGCCGCTGATGACGTGGCTGCGCGAGCACATCTGGCCGGTGGAAGCGAAAGTCATCGGCCCGGAGTTCGTGCGCGACGGCGTGGAACTCGCGATCGCCGAGATGTTGCGCGGCGGCACCACCTGCTGCAGCGAGAACCATTTCTTTCCCGACGCGCAAGCCGCTGCCTACAAGGCACACGGCTTCCGCGCGATGGTGGGCTTGCCGATCATCGAATTTCCGAGTGCGTGGGCCAAGGATCGCGATGAATATTTCGAGCGTGCGCTGGCCGTGCACGATCGATACCGTGGCGATCCCCTGATCGGCACGACCTTCGCGCCGCACGCACCCTACACCGTCGCCGACGAATCCTTCGAGCGCATCCGCACGCTGTCGGACCAGCTCGACCTGCCGGTGCACCTGCACCTGATGGAAACCGCGCAAGAAATCGAGGACGGCAAGCGCGAGCATGGCCTCAGGCCCATGCAGCGCCTGCAGAAACTCGGGCTGGTGAACGATCGCCTGATCGCGGTGCACATGACGCAGGTGAGCGATGCCGAAATCGCGACCTGCGCGGAAGCGGGCGTGTCGGTGGTGCACTGTCCCGAATCCAACCTGAAGCTTGCCTCGGGTTTCTGTCCCGCGGAAAAACTGCGTCGCGGCGGCGTCAACCTTGCGCTGGGCACCGACGGCTGCGCCTCCAACAACGATCTCGACATGTTCGGCGAGTTGCGCACCGCGGCGCTGCTGGCGAAGGGCGTCGCGAACGACGCGGCCGCCTTCGACGATGCTTTCGCCTTGCGCGCGGCGACCTTGAACGGTGCCAAGGCGCTGCAGCTCGATGCGAAGATCGGCTCGATCGAAGCCGGCAAGCGCGCCGACCTCGTTGCCGTGAAGCTGGACGAAGTCGAAACGCAGCCGCTCTACAATGTCATTTCGCATCTCGCCTATGCGGTTTCGCGCCGCCAGGTCAGCGACGTGTGGATCGACGGCGCACGCAAACTCAGCGAAGGTGAGCTGGTTGATTTCGACCTCGCCGGCGTGCTGGAAAAGGCTCGCCGCTGGCGTGAACGGATCGTGGCCGCTGGCAGCGCGGACTGA
- a CDS encoding Phosphoglycolate phosphatase, which translates to MKPLPQPLAGVFFDLDGTLVDSARDLHDALTALCREYGIPVPAFEVVRESVSRGSRAILRCALGNDEAAIDAVMPRFIALYVATGMVHTHAFAGVDALLGKLEAGGVPWGIVSNKAAALVALVLEKLGYDGRAAAVVGGDTLPQRKPDPAPVLHACAMAEVAPAQSVYVGDDPRDVVAGRAAGLYTVAAAWGYLDGADPRDWQPDAISATPGELATLLDFA; encoded by the coding sequence ATGAAGCCGCTGCCGCAACCGCTCGCCGGGGTGTTCTTCGACCTCGATGGCACGCTGGTGGATTCGGCGCGCGACCTGCACGACGCGTTGACCGCGTTGTGTCGTGAGTACGGCATCCCGGTGCCCGCGTTTGAAGTCGTGCGCGAGTCCGTGTCGCGCGGGTCGCGCGCAATCTTGCGTTGCGCCCTGGGCAACGACGAAGCGGCGATCGACGCGGTGATGCCGCGTTTCATCGCGCTCTACGTCGCCACCGGCATGGTGCATACGCACGCCTTCGCGGGTGTCGATGCGCTGCTCGGAAAACTCGAAGCGGGTGGCGTGCCTTGGGGGATCGTCAGCAACAAGGCTGCGGCGCTGGTGGCGCTGGTGCTGGAAAAGCTCGGCTACGACGGTCGCGCCGCCGCGGTGGTGGGCGGCGACACCTTGCCGCAGCGCAAGCCCGATCCCGCGCCGGTGCTGCATGCGTGTGCGATGGCCGAAGTCGCGCCCGCGCAGAGCGTGTACGTGGGCGACGATCCGCGTGACGTCGTCGCCGGCCGCGCGGCGGGCCTCTACACGGTTGCAGCGGCATGGGGCTATCTCGACGGCGCCGATCCGCGCGACTGGCAGCCGGATGCGATCAGCGCCACGCCCGGCGAACTCGCCACCTTGCTGGACTTCGCGTGA
- a CDS encoding NAD kinase has product MATAPRPVSAAPRLAFVASASEKARAACGELEERYGAVPPGDADVIVALGGDGFMLRTLHAQLGHGLPVYGMKLGRVGFLMNLYQPEDLPARIAAAHPAVLHPLEMRVTQRDGSEATALAFNEISLLRQTNQAAHIEVALNGDVKLANLICDGLLVATPAGSTAYNLSAHGPILPLDANVLALTPISPFRPRRWRGALLPASTRIGLRTLEPGHRPVSATADFLEVRDAVQIGVRQARERAITLLFDPERSLAQRILDEQFEL; this is encoded by the coding sequence ATGGCCACCGCACCGCGCCCCGTTTCCGCCGCGCCACGCCTCGCCTTCGTCGCGTCCGCGTCGGAGAAGGCGCGCGCAGCCTGTGGCGAACTCGAAGAACGCTACGGCGCGGTGCCGCCCGGCGACGCCGACGTCATCGTCGCGCTTGGCGGCGATGGTTTCATGCTGCGCACGTTGCACGCGCAACTCGGCCACGGCTTGCCGGTGTATGGCATGAAGCTCGGCCGCGTCGGTTTCCTCATGAACCTGTACCAGCCCGAAGACCTTCCCGCGCGCATCGCCGCCGCGCACCCGGCCGTGCTGCATCCGCTGGAAATGCGCGTCACCCAGCGCGACGGCAGCGAAGCCACGGCGCTGGCCTTCAACGAGATCTCGCTGCTGCGCCAGACCAACCAGGCGGCGCACATCGAAGTGGCGTTGAACGGCGACGTGAAGCTGGCGAACCTGATTTGCGACGGCCTGCTGGTCGCGACGCCCGCGGGCTCCACTGCCTACAACCTGTCCGCGCACGGACCGATCCTGCCACTGGACGCGAACGTGCTGGCGTTGACGCCGATCAGCCCGTTTCGCCCGCGCCGCTGGCGCGGCGCACTGTTGCCCGCGTCGACCCGCATCGGCCTGCGCACGCTGGAACCCGGCCACCGGCCCGTCAGCGCGACCGCGGATTTCCTGGAAGTGCGCGACGCCGTGCAAATCGGCGTGCGTCAGGCGCGCGAGCGCGCCATCACCCTGCTGTTCGATCCCGAGCGCAGCCTCGCGCAACGCATCCTGGACGAACAGTTCGAGTTGTGA